A stretch of DNA from Paramormyrops kingsleyae isolate MSU_618 chromosome 15, PKINGS_0.4, whole genome shotgun sequence:
ggactcagtgcttaagtgaaatctgggtccttttaattgaaatggtagtttacaaaccctgtcctaACTCAAAGTGTCCtacctgacatggattatctggtcaccctaagaGATGGGTGAAGAGGTCTGGACACTGGCTataatttaacaataaaaattcaatgtgctgattggtcaagcTTATAAAGTAAAAATCGTCATAGAAAAATAACCAAAGTAACACAACTTTATCTTAAATGGTGCACTCAGGCTACTCAGATCCAATCAAAAGATAGCACACAATAAAAGTTCATCTTAATAAAAGTATATATCAGTAAAGCTTAGGTGCTTCAGATGCTAGATGTTTCACTAGAAGCTTTGAGGTCATTCTCCATGACTTTTATAAAATGCCTCCTGAGTTTTGAGTTTTTCTTGAAGGACTGTAACCTTATATCTGTCTTTCCAATCAAGAGACCCAGGAGTATCACGGCACATTCCAGGAAACTTTTAATTACTGACTTTAGTAATCAAGGTTCATCTGGGCATGCAGAACAGAAAGCATGTGATCTGACACCCAACAGTGAAGCCGATCGTGAAACTAAGGTGACCTACTACCAGGGTGAGCAGATAATCCATGCCAGggggacactttgagctaggatagaatttgtaaactaccatttaaattaaaagggCTTGCATTTCACTTAAGCATGGAATTCTTTctatgtgctgattggtcagtctcctataatcatgcatgtgtcactaatgttaatgtgaatcAGCTGGATGAGCCTTTCAATCAagaaaacaaaccagtcaaagcccaagaactgaactatttggCCGAGGACAgtagcctttcagttttaaagaattttgtaaaacctgaagtagctcaaagtgtcccaGCTTGGATTATCTGGTCTCACTATCTAGTACCAGATTCCTTTCGTTCATCAACAGGGAGTTTCTACTTTCTGTAAATCTCCAATGTGGTCGACTAGCTGAACTACTAGAAGCTCATCACCTTGTCCAGAAGCGTGCCAATAGTCTTCAAGAAATTTGCATCATATGGCCTGCTGTTCAGTGCACATAAAACTGTCAGTGGTTTCCACTGTAACAAATGAACCTGTCTGTCTTATTCGCCGGGAAGAGCTCCAACATTCCTACACCTAGCCGGGGGCTTATGAACATCCCCGTTCTGGGACTACTCACACAGAGGCAAAGGCACACTAACCATCCTCAGTTAAGAAATACGGCTCTCAAATGAACTCTGTGGGTGGGAGGGAGGCCAACAACATCCAATAGGATGGATGCTCCTATATCTATGCCAGAGCTTACTCCAAACCTGCTTCATATATTatacaccgatcagccataacattaaaaccacctgcctaatattgtgtaggaCTTAAGCACCTCCATTGCCACCAAAACAGCTGCGACCCATCAAAGCCTGGAcaccacaagacctctgaaggtgtcctgtggtatctggcaccaaaacgttagcagcagatccttaaAGTTCTGTAAGTTGCCAGGTGGGGCTCTTCATCAATCGGACTTCTTTGTCCAGCAAgtcccacagatgctcaatcAGATTGAGATCTACTGTAGGGAATTTGGatgccaagtcaacaccttgaactctttttcatgttcctcaaaccactCCTGAAccatttttgcagtgtggcagggaaCATTATCCTGCCGAAAGAGGTCACTGCCATTAGGGAGACACTGTagccatgaaggggtgtacttggtctgcaacaacATTTAGGTAGGTGGTATTGTGGAAATAACATCTACATGGATGCCAGCACCCAgagtttcccagcagaacattgcccagagcatcacactgcctttGCTGGCAttctggtgccatctcttccccaggtaaatgacacacacacacccagtcgtccacatgatgtaacagaacaTGTGACTCATCAGGTCAGGACACCTTCagccattgctccatggtccagttctgctGCTTACATGCCCATTTTAGGTGCTTTCGATGCTGGACAGGGGTCAGCGTGGGCACTCTGGTCGGTCTGTGGCTACATGTGCAGTAAGCtgcaatgcactgtgtgttctgacacctttctgtcATAGCCAGCATtgactttttcagcaatttgtgcgACAGTAGCCATCCTGTAGGATCAGACCAGATGGGCCAGCCTTCGCTCCACACGTGCATCAATGAGCCTCGAGTGCCCATGGCCCTATTGCCCGGTTCACtggttggccttccttggaccactttgGATAGGTATGGACCACTGCATTctgggaacaccccacaagatcTCCTtattggagatgctctgacccagtcatccaGCCATCACAATTTTTCCCTTGTCAAAGTTGCTTAGATCCCTACGCTTGCCCATTTTCCTGGTTCCATTACATCATCTTCAAGAATTGGCTAGTCTCTTGCCTAATATATTATGGCACCTATGACAGATGGCCTTCTAACAAGacaatcaatgttattcacttcacatGTCAGTggtttttaatgttatggctgatcgaTGTATATCTGGCATTTAATAACTGCTTCGTAGTGTCACAGTTCTCAAATCAAATCTTATTTGTACACTGAAACGGACAGAGTAAGTTAGgaaaatgaattatttatttgcaaaataataatgtaaataatttatGCTAAAGTCAATACAATGCCGATATTGCTTGCATCATTTGATTTATGTTCTCTGCAGGTATTACTCGACATAAAAAAGTACCAGATCTGAAATTCTAAACTTGttctgccctctagtggaaaCAGACAGTATTACTAGTATTGTGGATTGGTGAGAAGCTGCTCACAGATACTGAGAAAAAGCTGCAGCAGAGAGAAACATTCCTCCGAGTGATACCCCAATGACCCTGAAAGTTATCTCTTAAACTCAAACCTGTAAGAGACCATTTAAACACAGGAGCAGATTAAAAGTATGAAGTGACCCAGGGAAACGGCACACATGACGTCACACAAGAAGGATATGGAGCTGATTGGTGGCACATGACGTCACACAAGAAGGAAATGGAGCTGATTGGTGGCACATGACGTCACACAAGAAGGATATGGAGCTTTGTTTCTcttttactgtactgtaaagATACAGTTTAAGGCCGGAATCCTCGCTTGTTTTTCTGGAGGCTTGCAGCGTGTGCAGGGACtaggggtggtggggtgggggtgggggagggggggggggtgttagggACGTGCCAGGGAGCAGGGATGGGATGGGTGGGGGGAACAGGGATTGGGAGGCTATACTAAGTAAAATTtgggggtgggttggggggggtttcCCTGTTGTGGAACTTTTGTTTGATCATTGTTGCGGAGGCATTGTCAATCATTCAGGCAACAAAaggatggaaaaaaaagaatgcgggctcagcccccctcccccccgccaaATTTGAGATACCAGTTCATCAAATATGGATGCGTTTGGACTACAGGAAGGACATTTGGAGAAATCTCTTACAAACTCAAGGAGACCATGCAAATGTTTAAATTTCTTTGGTAAAAAGTGATACATCTAAGAGTCATACAAATGTTTAGTTCAtgcaaaaagaagaaaatactAATCATGAGGGTGTTTTCCAGCACCCGCTAGCACTGCCATCTTGTGGTGAGTGGTCacagtacatccatccatccatccaaacaaGCACACATTATAGGCATTTCAAACAGACAAAAAAGAGACAGTACATTACACGTAGTAGTACAATCATTGTTTTTATTGAATTTATTGACTTACAGTTGCCTCTATAATAAGATGGCCTTTTACCAAAACACAAAAGCAGGAGTTATGATCATCCTGCAGCGGCCTAGTTTACTCTCTCATGGTTTTCTCTATCCAGTCAGTGAAATTAGATATGATTGTGTACAGACCAGGTTTCTTCAGTGTGCCACACTTTTTCCCACCATTGGAGGTCACACCTACAGCCACGTTTTGGTAGAGGAGAGGACCACCAGAGTCTCCCTAAAAGTGGAAGATATGATGAGAATGTCAGCAAGGTGCCAGAAACTGCAAACACAGGATCTAATTCCCCGTTAACCCAGACAGCACAATGCTTGAACGGAATGATCATTTATGGGATGATGAAGAGAGGGACCTACATCACAAGTATCCTTGCGTTTCTTGGCAGCGCATATCATATTGCTGGTGAACTTGAGGCCATAGTAATCGCCGCGGGAGCACAGGTTTGAGACAATGACTTCGACGTCCACCTCCTGCAGCGTGTCGGGCCGTAAGCCAAGGTTGTTCAAAGATCCCCAGCCAGCCGAGGTGACCACATCCCCAGGCTGTGGCAGCGCCTCACCCGTACGCTGAAATTCTAGGGCGCTGACAGCGTCGTTCATATTTGCCTTAGACGTCATCTGCAAACACGGAACCCAAGTAAATCTCAAACAATTCTCAGCCCGCTAGAGGAATTTCTTTAGCTAAGGTAGCTAAATTCATACAGCGGCCACTGTGGTTATGGTGCAAGTTAAAGACCTCTGTTTGAATCACCCACCTGTATAAATGGGAAAAGCTACTCTCTCCAAATGAATTTATCTGCTGAATACATGCCAAGAGTATTTCAATTATAAGATAAAAAATTGATGTGAAAAATACTGAACGATCTGCCAACAAAAGTGTCATCAAAatataccttagcctaccttaACTAAAGCGATATCGCTGTCATAGTTAGCCAGTGAGAAAGCAGCGTGTTTATACACTGTATCAATGCTGAATTCTTGTTTTGACTCTTCAGGTTTTGTGAGAGAATGAGCCCCTAAAACTATCTTTACACCATCAGTCctataaaagaagaaaaatatattattatggTTTGTATAACCAAGAAGTGTTTAATTAGCTCGTGAGAGTTTTccttaaacaaaaatgttctgagggtagaactaaaaatgattggttgagagagaaaaccaatcagattgtaaagaAGGTGGGACCAAGTCATCTGATTggtcgttctgccctcagagcatttttttgtgtaagtaaaactacCATGAGCGTTTAATTTCTTAAAagctgaaggaaaaaaatgaagtacCTTGCAACTATGTACAGAATCTGAGTTTATGAAAGGTATTATATACattctattttattattattattattattattattattattattattattattattgttgttgttgttgttgttaattcGACTGCGTTAGACACGAATCTGTAAAACTGTCATTAGTGATGCGCTCGGTGCAGCAGAACCGGCGACGCACCCTTGCAGGAAGCAGTGCGCCGCGCTCATGACCCACTGCTCGGCCACCAGAAAGCCGCCGCACTCGTGCTTTCCGTTTCTCTGAATCGATGCCATGTACGGTCGGGAGTGCGGCACTGACTCCTTCCCACCGGTGATGCCTTTACCTTTGTCCAGGGTAAAGGTTAGGATAAAAAAggtgaggggaaaaaagaaaggTTAATATTACTtagaattaaatatttttgaaataatTAGAGTGTATAATGTTGGTTAGTATGACTGATATGATAGGGAAAGAaggaaaataattaataattagaaGAGTGCTGTAAAACAATGCATTGTCCTGTAATTCTACTTCTCAATtacaaattattaaaatatcCAAAAACCGCGTTACTCACATATCGATACGAAAGCTAAGAGCACAAGCAGCGCACTCAGTCGAAGCATCTTGATGGTCTGTTTCTCGGTCTCGAACACAATTGTCATCAGTTGTTTTTGGAAAGGGCTTTTATATAATCCGACAGGAAAGGGTGGATAAAATGCACAAGATATTATCTGGGTAAACAGCCCCAATGGTGCTTCCTGGCCAAAAAACGGGTGACATGCAGCAGTTGTTTAGATTAGCAGTGTGTTAACTGTTCTTTTTTTGGCATATTTATATAAAGCAATGGATATATTACAGATACTTTATGCTGTGAACAAATTGCACATTTAGCTAAATGTGCATGtgctatatatttttgtatagtgCTGGACCATTTCATTAATTGATTGAGCCATCGGAATACTATGTTAGGAAAGTTGGAAATGCAAGTCCTGTTAAGTTAAAGCGTACCAAATAAGGAAATGAATAGATTCAGTTTTGTCTTCAAAACAATATACTGTCAAAACAATTTAACTGATGCATGATTGTTTATTGTGGTCAAAGTGGGGCCAGGCTGAGTTAACTTAAGGATGATATCAATTATTTCAATACTGGGTGTCATTTTGAGGATAAATTCTGATGTTAAAAGGAGAAGACTTTCTGGAGCCCTGGCACTAGAGATTATGGAATGCAATGATCAGTCCGaggcagggcacacacaccattcacacctacacacaatttggcaactcctaTTTACCTTAGTCTGTTTTTGAGCTGTAAGGAGACACTgaagaacctggaggaaacctgacaaggacacggggagaacatgcaaactccaaacaTGTAGAGTCCATGATTCCACTCCCGAAAGAGTGTAGCAAACAGGAAATACCTCACAACAGCGAGGGGACTGGAAAATAAGGAAAGGAGGCACTTCTGAGTTACCGCGACGGTCAGAATCTCTTGGAGTTAGAGATACAAATCAAAATAAACTGAAGAGTGATGATTTACAGCAGAAGGTAGACTTTCCAGCAAAATGCAATAGACAACGATGGGCGAGCTACAGTAACAGACTTATCAGGAAGAGTGACACACAGGGAAACTGAAGCCATATTTGTTATATTGACATGTTTGAGGGTCTTTTACGGCAGATTGTTGGCCAGGATGATGATCAATGTGCTCCGCAGCCTGAAGAGGAAGCATCCATAGTTATGGAGTGCATGCTGGGTCACAGAAAGATGGACACGCATATAATATCTGTCTCTCAGTAACACCATACCCAGAAGGTGCAAAACACATTGGATTTGACATTGAATATTATATAGCACAGAGGTAATCTGTACAGATTCCTAGCCAAAGGATGCCACAGCAACTATTACATGAGATGTAATATTTAACTTTTGAAAGCATTTTGATTTTACATAGATCTTGGAGTGATTTTTGGAGAAGACTGGGGGCCTGGAGAAGATGTCAGACTTCATTGTTTTGACAGAAACTCTTTATTGTTTTAGCAGAGTGGAACTTAATGACTTGACattatagaatagaatagaatagaatagaaaagTGTTAGATTATTGATCACGGTGGAGGGGAAGCACACATCACGCACCCGGGTTGCTGGGGGTTagggaccttgctcaagggcccatggacatgtgactgttctgctgaagccgaactcaaaccagcaaccttcgtGTCACAGGCACGGACCCTGCTAAGAACAGCCCCTGTTAGAAgaacaaaggtttttttttttttttttttttttaacgtaaGCTTATATTTTTGCAGAGAAATCTCTGCTCTGGGGATTTTACAACGCCGCCTGCTGATTGTCGTGCTAGATAATTCCGACCACcatattgttgtttttaaataagcAACATGCTAAATGATCGGAAGTTTTTCTGATATAACTCATAATTTAACAAGCATGATAAAAATTCTGACTTATCTATATGAGTGATGAAACATTGTCAAGATAAGAAGGAACAATCACGAGTGCTGCCCTTGTGTCCCAGTGGCGGAACAGCTGATATGGAGACCGTTCCACTTAGCCCTCGTCTGGTTTCCTTCTCTGCGTCAAAATGTCTGATGTCCGCTTGAGTCTCACAAGCATTCGACAACAAAACAGATTGTGACTGTGAGATATACCGGTTTGGAGTGTTATGCAACAGGGAAGTATATAAGTTTATTTATGTATCGGAGTTATCATCTCACTGGGAAGAAGTAAGTCAATAATGGGTAGCATCCAAATGCTGCAGttccaaacaaaaataaatccttGTTTACATCCTGTAAAATATCTGAACGTATAAAAGTGACTGagaaagttgttgtgaaagggtGCAGTACTCCTTGTGAAATATTCTTGCACAGTGTGAGTTTCTCACATGCTTGtaaatatttagaaaaaggCTTAACGTtttagccatgtgtattatgtattatgaatgttttttgcagctctcatctataatgcactatagataccttcataatgcagtacaaagcatcctaaATTCTTAtcccgaccattataatgcattatgaaagtatctATATAGTGagttatagatgagagcttcattggagcttatgatacattataatcaacactataatgccttatgactttcaatagaagatgctgtaatgtgTTATTAACTGTAATACTGACCGttataaagcattatgaaggtatctataatgcatcaTAGATGACAGGTTCAAGTAAAGCGTTACCATTTCTACTTTagaagtttaaataaaattatatgtttGTATCTATAATTATAATTGACCCCTAGATGATGGTCACAATGCTACAATGTAAATTACAATCAAAGAGACTCATATGTGTGTTTTactcattcatccatctttcataactgcttatccagaaCAGGCTGACACAAAGCCTTGGGTTCATCCatagaagcacagggcacaaacaaGGCAAGGGCTCCCTGGACAGGATGACAGCATGTAACTTATTCATGTTGAAATTTAATCAGACATATTCTTTCCACAAATTAACTACACACACTATATGAAACTAATACACAGTACATTGAAGTACACGAGGACAATCAATCAAACACTAACTACAAAGAAACCATTACCAAAATAATGcaataaacacattttcaatTGAAGAAGGCAAAACAGCAGATGGTTCTAATTgtggtgtgtttttgtgtgcatTGAGTGTCGTATCATCTGCTCACATTACACATTTGCCATGCACATTTTTATGCGCTTGCGTTCTGTACCTGTCACTGCGGTCTTGTGGTCTTACTAGCATCTTGACCTCATAGTTCTCTGGGATTTTGGATCTATGGTTATCATTCTTGCCCTGCAGACCTGCACTTCTTCATTCTGACAGCCCTGGGAAGACAGAGACAGCTTTCCCGATATCTTCTAATGTGCTGTGTGACAAGTTCCTGAGCATGTTTCTTCAGGCAACGGGGTCTGCTGTGTCTCACATGCTTCCCTAGGTCGGGGAATGGTCATGCATACATGAGAAATATGTGGACACATCAGCCAAGTTGTACATCCCATATGAAGCACAGTAAACTAGGTTTGAAAGGGATCCTTGAGTAGGTCCCTGATGGACACATTTCATGTTACTAAAGGAAAACACCTCCAAATGCTAGCAACACTCAGATAACTCTGCTTTTATACTTCTAGTACTTCTTCTCACTTCTTGACCTTCAGAATGTCAGATTCTGTTCACTGTTTGCGCCTTGTCCAGagtcatatttttaaatttcttgAGAATGTGAAAAAATGCATATGGACCAGTACGTTCCTGTAAAAATCTTTGCAAGGAACAAAAGTTCTCAAAATGGCTTCATGAATGACCACACAGAAGAGACTCAGGGTAGCATTAAAATTTCCATAATTATCTTCTATTTTCAATGAACATTGAAAATGTGGTGCTGTAACAAACTGAccttccccctccccacactAGTTTAGTatcaaagaattaaaaaaattaatgaaaattaaacaTGATGAGATTGCAGTGGTGCTAGAAAGCATGCAATTATAATGCAGTTAATTTTTTCATATCAGTTTTTCATAGTCATGTAAACATGACTTTACTGGAatgttttaattttcttttaaatttgTATACACTATTGGCCACAGAGtgtaataaactgaaataataGTTGTGAGGTTTCACATGGTACCAGGGTATGGAATTTCACATTTCCGAATCACATCCTTGTAGTTTAACAGTCAGGGCCAGTGATGGAATGGTCCttatggatgacactgcagttgtgacccactGGGCCGGCTTCTTTGAGCAACTGTTTAAGACTGATCCTCTGACTAGGATGTTTCACATCTCAAAGTCCACGGTTCTTGTGGTTAATCCTACAATTAGCTGTGAACCATCTCATTGagattgcacaggtggtgaaccagctgggggtagggaaggcagctgggagtgaacTTCTCTAAGCTGgaggtaaggctgtcctcctggtgTGTCAAGCAGTCTATGAGACAGGTGTCATCCCAGCCAACTGGAAAAACGAGATTTGTTGTCCCTGTCTGAAAAGGGACAGATGATCACCTGGATTatggcaactacagggggataacactcaCCCCAGTGCCAGACagggtccttgctagggtcatcctcagCAGGATCTGTGATCATCTGCTGGCCTGTCAGTCACCGGAGGAGTCTGGTTTTACGGCTAAGAAGTTTACCAGTGACATTATCCTGGCACTGAGGATTCTCATGAGTGCAAGCGCAAATATCTGCAGGGTTTCTTTGGAGCTTTTGTCGATTTTCACAAAGCGTTTGACTTAATTATTCTAGATAATCAAGCAGCCCTGTGAGACATCCTGAGACgttggtactgtgagtgctgtgcagagcggAGGCAGAACCGCcgcgttcttcccagttgacTTTGGGGTTAGGTGTTGGGTagggtcgtggggtccagcGGCTGTGGGGCATCTATTGGTGAGGAAAGATGAACCAATCTCCACTTTGCtgatgatgctgtgatctttgTGGAGTCAACGGAGGCTCTGATCGGGGCTCTTGAAGACTGAGGGAGGAGCCCGGGTGCTTGGGTATGTCAATGTCTTGGATCAAAatcaagatccaggcctttaatgacctcttgggcacagctgtcagtagtgtgtctgtctgcagagaGAATGTCGACTCCTTTGAGAGGTTCGCTTACCTtggcagtgaca
This window harbors:
- the LOC111860508 gene encoding complement factor D-like, yielding MTIVFETEKQTIKMLRLSALLVLLAFVSICKGITGGKESVPHSRPYMASIQRNGKHECGGFLVAEQWVMSAAHCFLQGTDGVKIVLGAHSLTKPEESKQEFSIDTVYKHAAFSLANYDSDIALVKMTSKANMNDAVSALEFQRTGEALPQPGDVVTSAGWGSLNNLGLRPDTLQEVDVEVIVSNLCSRGDYYGLKFTSNMICAAKKRKDTCDGDSGGPLLYQNVAVGVTSNGGKKCGTLKKPGLYTIISNFTDWIEKTMRE